Proteins from one Sphingomonas sp. HF-S4 genomic window:
- a CDS encoding LacI family DNA-binding transcriptional regulator has product MQRKPTSFDIAQLAGVSQPTVSRALRGEIGVNPATRMRIESIARQLNYRVDKAASNLRTRHSQTLALLFFEDPTADDSLINPFFHSMLGSIIRACAEHDHDLLISFQQLSSDWHHDYEDSRKADGIILLGYGDYELYRTRLRALEDAGTHFVRWGSVQSEASGLTVGCDNHGGGRDATAHLLGLGRRNIAFLGSASSHYPEFHDRYRGHVAALKQAGIIPRPRLQFDAITTEEAGAAAAQALLDSGETFDAILAASDLIAIGAMRALQEAGRTIPGDVAVVGFDDIPAASSAVPPLTTVMQDPRLAGRKLVETLIGRIREEPVGSALLPTKLVVRKSCGS; this is encoded by the coding sequence ATGCAGCGCAAACCCACTTCGTTCGACATCGCCCAGCTCGCCGGGGTCTCGCAGCCGACGGTGTCGCGCGCGCTGCGCGGCGAGATAGGCGTCAATCCGGCGACGCGGATGCGGATCGAATCGATCGCCCGCCAGCTGAACTACCGCGTCGACAAGGCGGCATCGAACCTGCGCACGCGGCATTCGCAGACGCTGGCGCTGCTGTTCTTCGAGGATCCGACCGCCGACGATTCGCTGATCAACCCGTTCTTCCATTCGATGCTCGGATCGATCATCCGCGCCTGCGCCGAGCACGATCACGACCTGCTGATCAGCTTCCAGCAGCTGTCGAGCGACTGGCACCATGATTACGAGGATTCGCGCAAGGCCGACGGGATCATCCTGCTCGGCTATGGCGATTACGAGCTCTATCGCACGCGGCTGCGCGCGCTGGAGGACGCGGGGACGCATTTCGTACGCTGGGGATCGGTCCAGTCCGAAGCCTCGGGGCTGACCGTGGGGTGCGACAATCATGGCGGCGGCCGGGACGCGACGGCGCATCTGCTCGGGCTCGGGCGGCGCAACATCGCCTTCCTGGGCAGCGCGTCGAGCCATTATCCCGAATTCCACGATCGCTATCGCGGGCATGTCGCAGCGCTCAAACAGGCGGGGATCATCCCGCGGCCGCGGCTCCAGTTCGACGCGATCACCACCGAGGAGGCGGGTGCCGCCGCGGCGCAGGCGCTGCTGGACAGCGGCGAGACCTTCGACGCGATATTGGCGGCGAGCGACCTGATCGCGATCGGCGCAATGCGTGCACTCCAGGAGGCCGGGCGGACGATCCCCGGCGATGTCGCGGTGGTCGGGTTCGACGACATTCCCGCCGCGAGCAGCGCGGTGCCGCCGCTGACCACGGTGATGCAGGACCCGCGGCTCGCCGGACGGAAGCTGGTCGAGACGCTGATCGGGCGGATCCGCGAGGAACCGGTGGGGTCGGCGCTGCTGCCGACGAAATTGGTCGTGCGCAAGTCCTGCGGGTCTTGA
- a CDS encoding MFS transporter, producing MRTEKPRQSLAGLWNISFGFFGIQIGFALQNANMSRIFQTFGAKIDDLPWLWVAAPLTGLLVQPVIGHLSDRTWLGRLGRRRPYFLAGALLAAASLFAMPGASALLFAAVLLWVLDASLNVSMEPFRAFVGDMLRKDQHAAGYAMQTAFIGAGAVVGSIFPWALEHLGVSNAAPPGDIPDTVRFAFWFGGAALFLSVLWTVVTTREYDPAAMAAFDGPADAQDDAPTLATRSYAASLVWLAAGALVVWAVGQAGLEKEVYLLGALLIGYGLASAAAIGLARAGSPANMLSSIVGDFAGMPVLMKRLAVAQFFSWSALFIMWINTTPIVTQVFYAAADATDPRYQAGANWVDALFATYNGVAAVAALTLLPFLSARIGQARTHIVGLLCGAAGYASFFAMPDRHWLLLSEVGIGVAWASILAMPYAILASSLPQRKLGIYMGLFNVFVVVPQLLVATAMGSLMKAFFPGEPIWTMAFAAATLVLAAMAMLPVDRMMRRLR from the coding sequence GTGCGAACCGAGAAGCCGCGCCAGTCCCTCGCGGGCCTCTGGAACATCAGCTTCGGCTTTTTCGGCATCCAGATCGGCTTCGCGCTGCAGAACGCCAATATGAGCCGGATCTTCCAGACCTTCGGTGCCAAGATCGACGACCTGCCCTGGCTATGGGTGGCGGCGCCGCTGACCGGGCTGCTCGTCCAGCCGGTAATCGGGCATCTGAGCGACCGCACCTGGCTCGGCCGGCTCGGGCGGCGGCGGCCCTATTTCCTGGCCGGCGCGCTGCTCGCCGCAGCGTCGCTGTTCGCGATGCCGGGGGCCTCGGCGTTGCTGTTCGCGGCGGTGCTCCTCTGGGTCCTCGATGCGTCGCTCAACGTCTCGATGGAGCCGTTCCGCGCGTTCGTCGGCGACATGCTGCGCAAGGACCAGCACGCCGCGGGCTATGCGATGCAGACCGCGTTCATCGGCGCGGGGGCGGTGGTGGGGTCGATCTTCCCCTGGGCACTCGAGCATCTCGGCGTCTCGAACGCGGCGCCGCCGGGCGACATCCCCGACACGGTGCGCTTCGCCTTCTGGTTCGGCGGGGCGGCGCTGTTCCTGTCGGTGCTGTGGACCGTGGTGACGACGCGCGAATACGATCCCGCGGCGATGGCGGCGTTCGACGGGCCGGCCGATGCGCAGGACGATGCGCCGACCCTGGCGACGCGCAGCTACGCCGCCAGCCTGGTCTGGCTCGCCGCGGGCGCCTTGGTGGTCTGGGCGGTTGGGCAGGCGGGGCTCGAGAAGGAAGTCTATCTGCTCGGCGCGCTTCTGATCGGCTATGGGCTCGCCAGCGCTGCGGCGATCGGCCTCGCCCGCGCCGGGTCGCCGGCCAATATGCTGAGCAGCATCGTCGGCGACTTTGCCGGGATGCCGGTGCTGATGAAGCGGCTGGCGGTGGCGCAGTTCTTCAGCTGGTCGGCGCTGTTCATCATGTGGATCAACACCACGCCGATCGTGACGCAGGTCTTCTACGCCGCCGCCGACGCGACCGACCCGCGCTACCAGGCCGGGGCCAATTGGGTCGATGCGCTGTTCGCCACGTATAACGGCGTCGCGGCGGTCGCGGCGCTGACGCTCCTGCCCTTCCTGTCGGCGCGGATCGGCCAGGCGCGGACGCATATCGTCGGACTGCTCTGCGGCGCGGCGGGCTATGCCAGCTTCTTCGCGATGCCCGACCGGCACTGGCTGCTGCTGAGCGAAGTCGGGATCGGCGTGGCCTGGGCGTCGATCCTGGCGATGCCCTATGCGATCCTGGCGTCGAGCCTGCCGCAGAGGAAGCTCGGCATCTATATGGGGCTGTTCAACGTCTTCGTGGTGGTGCCGCAACTGCTCGTCGCGACCGCGATGGGATCGCTGATGAAGGCCTTCTTCCCCGGCGAGCCGATCTGGACGATGGCGTTCGCGGCAGCGACGCTGGTGCTCGCCGCGATGGCGATGCTCCCGGTCGATCGGATGATGCGCCGTTTGCGCTAG
- a CDS encoding NifU family protein, with the protein MLIETEATPNPATLKFLPGRTVMDAGTRDFASPEEAEASPLASALFAFGDVTGVFFGRDFISVTIAPGVDWRDLKPDVLAILLDHFSANMPLFAPGSAAGFSVPPESADFGDDPEDAEIVAQIRELIETRIRPAVANDGGDIVYRGFDQGKVYLQMQGACAGCPSSSATLKNGIEQLLKHYVPEVTEVRAV; encoded by the coding sequence ATGCTGATCGAGACCGAAGCCACGCCCAACCCGGCCACGCTCAAATTCCTTCCCGGCCGCACGGTGATGGATGCGGGCACCCGCGACTTCGCCAGCCCCGAGGAAGCCGAGGCGTCGCCGCTGGCCAGCGCATTGTTCGCGTTCGGCGACGTGACCGGCGTGTTCTTCGGCCGCGACTTCATCTCGGTGACGATCGCCCCGGGCGTCGACTGGCGCGACCTCAAGCCCGACGTGCTGGCGATCCTGCTCGATCATTTCTCGGCCAACATGCCGCTGTTCGCCCCCGGCTCGGCCGCGGGCTTCTCGGTCCCGCCCGAGAGCGCCGATTTCGGCGACGACCCCGAGGATGCCGAGATCGTCGCGCAGATCCGCGAGTTGATCGAGACGCGCATCCGCCCGGCCGTGGCGAACGACGGCGGCGACATCGTCTATCGCGGGTTCGACCAGGGCAAGGTCTATCTCCAGATGCAGGGCGCCTGCGCCGGATGCCCCTCGTCGAGCGCGACGCTCAAGAACGGCATCGAGCAACTGCTCAAGCACTACGTTCCGGAAGTCACCGAAGTCCGCGCGGTCTAG
- a CDS encoding malonic semialdehyde reductase, whose protein sequence is MGRPLDDAGLDTIFRTARTYNGYDDTPVTDADIRAIYDLVKMGPTSVNQQSARFVWITSQEGKDKLADLATGSNPDKIRKAPATVIIGMDLGFHEELPWLFPHAPEAKNWFADDKARHDHAFRNSSLQGAYLLIAARALGFDTGPMSGFDNAKVDAAFFSDQPNLKSNFISTLGHGDPSTIFGRLPRPEFDQFNRVV, encoded by the coding sequence ATGGGCCGACCCCTCGACGATGCGGGGCTGGATACGATCTTTCGTACCGCGCGCACCTATAACGGCTATGACGATACGCCCGTCACCGACGCCGACATTCGCGCTATTTACGATCTGGTGAAGATGGGGCCGACTTCGGTCAACCAACAGTCGGCGCGCTTCGTCTGGATCACTAGCCAGGAAGGCAAGGACAAGCTCGCCGACCTCGCGACCGGCAGCAATCCCGACAAGATCCGCAAGGCACCCGCCACCGTGATCATCGGCATGGACCTGGGCTTCCACGAGGAACTGCCCTGGCTGTTTCCGCATGCGCCTGAAGCCAAGAACTGGTTCGCGGACGACAAGGCGCGCCATGACCACGCCTTCCGCAATTCCTCCCTCCAGGGCGCGTACCTGCTGATCGCGGCGCGCGCGCTCGGCTTCGATACCGGTCCCATGTCGGGATTCGACAATGCCAAGGTTGACGCGGCGTTCTTCAGCGACCAGCCCAATCTGAAGTCGAACTTCATCTCAACGCTGGGCCATGGCGATCCCTCCACCATCTTCGGGCGACTTCCCCGTCCCGAATTCGATCAGTTCAACCGCGTCGTCTGA
- the tsaB gene encoding tRNA (adenosine(37)-N6)-threonylcarbamoyltransferase complex dimerization subunit type 1 TsaB — protein sequence MITLVIETATAACSVALLQGGDVIGHAHDVVGRGHAERLVPMIASLPGEGRAPRILVDVGPGSFTGVRVGLAAALGLGIGWQADVAGYSSLALLAAAGFAAHPEWPVVAVILEGGHGEVFMQSFTASPLTPEGPLQSLTPAAALAALGRRPGIGRGVRHLAALDPAATLIDTLPDAADARLLPLELTALPARPIYGRAPDAKTLAERGLA from the coding sequence TTGATCACGCTCGTTATCGAGACCGCGACTGCCGCCTGTTCGGTAGCGCTGCTTCAGGGCGGCGACGTCATCGGCCACGCGCACGACGTGGTCGGGCGCGGCCATGCCGAGCGGCTGGTGCCGATGATCGCGAGCCTGCCGGGCGAGGGCCGCGCGCCGCGCATCCTCGTCGATGTCGGGCCCGGCAGCTTCACCGGGGTGCGCGTCGGGCTTGCCGCGGCGCTGGGACTGGGCATCGGCTGGCAGGCCGACGTGGCCGGCTATTCGTCGCTCGCCCTGCTCGCCGCGGCGGGATTCGCTGCGCATCCGGAATGGCCCGTAGTTGCCGTGATACTCGAAGGCGGCCACGGTGAAGTCTTCATGCAGTCGTTCACGGCATCGCCGCTCACGCCTGAAGGCCCGCTCCAATCGCTGACCCCCGCGGCGGCATTGGCGGCGCTCGGCCGGCGGCCCGGCATTGGTCGCGGAGTGCGTCACCTCGCCGCGCTCGATCCCGCCGCCACCCTGATCGACACTCTCCCAGATGCCGCCGATGCGCGGCTGCTCCCCCTCGAGCTAACTGCGCTGCCCGCCCGGCCGATCTATGGGCGGGCGCCCGACGCCAAGACGCTGGCGGAGCGCGGCCTCGCATGA
- a CDS encoding GNAT family N-acetyltransferase has product MSGTVNLTELREGGPQDLADVSRIMADAFDPRFGEAWTSAQCMGMLSLPGVWLVIASLESNDVGFALARSTGEEAELLLLATRPAARRRGVAGALLRAIVAEAQARGVSQLHLEVRSGNDAVWLYRREGFEKVGERKNYYRGKMGQAFDAHTYARELR; this is encoded by the coding sequence ATGAGCGGCACGGTCAACCTCACCGAGCTGCGCGAAGGCGGCCCCCAGGATCTGGCCGACGTCAGCCGGATCATGGCCGACGCTTTCGACCCGCGCTTCGGCGAGGCCTGGACCAGCGCGCAGTGCATGGGAATGCTCTCGCTCCCCGGCGTGTGGCTGGTGATCGCGAGCCTGGAGAGCAACGACGTGGGCTTCGCGCTGGCACGATCGACCGGCGAGGAAGCCGAACTGCTGTTGCTGGCGACCCGCCCCGCGGCACGCCGTCGCGGTGTTGCCGGAGCATTGCTGCGCGCCATAGTTGCGGAAGCACAAGCACGCGGAGTCAGTCAGTTACATCTCGAGGTTCGCTCGGGAAACGATGCCGTGTGGCTATACCGTCGCGAAGGTTTCGAGAAGGTCGGCGAGCGTAAGAACTATTACAGGGGCAAGATGGGCCAAGCGTTCGACGCCCATACCTATGCGCGCGAGCTTCGCTGA
- a CDS encoding MucR family transcriptional regulator, giving the protein MESSADIQETIVTLTADIVAAHVSNNSVAVSDLPVLIQNVHGALTGLGRAAAEPEVKQEPAVSIRSSVKPDYIVCLEDGKKLKMLKRHLMTHYQMTPEQYRAKWNLPADYPMVAPNYAEQRRTLAKKIGLGTKRRKR; this is encoded by the coding sequence ATGGAAAGTTCAGCCGACATTCAGGAAACTATCGTGACGCTCACCGCGGATATTGTCGCAGCGCACGTCAGCAACAATAGCGTTGCAGTTTCCGATCTTCCCGTTCTCATTCAGAATGTTCATGGTGCGTTGACTGGCCTTGGCCGCGCAGCTGCCGAGCCTGAAGTGAAGCAGGAGCCGGCTGTTTCGATCCGTTCTTCGGTAAAGCCGGACTATATCGTCTGCCTCGAGGACGGTAAGAAGCTGAAAATGCTCAAGCGCCACCTGATGACCCATTATCAGATGACGCCGGAACAGTATCGCGCGAAGTGGAACCTTCCCGCCGACTATCCGATGGTCGCGCCGAACTATGCCGAGCAGCGCCGCACGCTCGCCAAGAAGATCGGTCTGGGCACCAAGCGCCGCAAGCGCTGA
- a CDS encoding Fur family transcriptional regulator encodes MPRKIDLEQLCHDKGLRITEQRKVIARVLSDAEDHPDVEKVYERASAIDPGISIATVYRTVRLFEEAGILDRHDFGDGRARYEPAPEAHHDHLIDVESGNVIEFVDPELELLQKQIAERLGFRLVDHRMELYGVALDRKA; translated from the coding sequence ATGCCGCGCAAAATTGATCTCGAACAACTCTGCCACGATAAGGGACTGCGGATCACCGAGCAGCGCAAGGTGATCGCTCGCGTCCTCTCCGATGCGGAGGACCATCCCGACGTCGAAAAGGTCTATGAGCGCGCCTCGGCGATCGACCCGGGCATCTCGATCGCGACGGTGTATCGCACCGTCCGGCTATTCGAGGAAGCCGGTATCCTCGACCGCCATGATTTCGGCGACGGCCGCGCGCGCTACGAGCCTGCGCCCGAAGCGCATCACGACCATCTGATCGACGTCGAATCGGGCAACGTGATCGAATTCGTCGATCCCGAGCTCGAGCTGCTCCAGAAGCAGATCGCCGAACGCCTCGGCTTCCGCCTGGTCGATCACCGCATGGAACTCTACGGCGTCGCACTCGATCGCAAGGCGTAG
- a CDS encoding lysophospholipid acyltransferase family protein — MDSRPSTSSGRTDTGADRRAETADGIPTRLTAIEQLRLWSRVALLLLAVLSHVPMHYLWRLLRLPSPWPRWFLGRAAWIAGARVSKIGVPLRRDVFYVSNHLSWIDILALGGASGTAFVAKAEIGAAPVVGWLAGLNRTVYVKRENRLGVADQINQLRDALADNWAITIFPEGTTTDGKSLLPFKTPMLRVLEPPPPGVMVQPVLLDYGAAAEEIGWIGQERGLNNAKRILARKGGFALRVHFLEPFFPADFPGRKAIAAESRRRIEAALVEALGHPLRPFRYAEEAIGYKPTAASKSQPSR; from the coding sequence GTGGATAGCCGCCCTTCGACAAGCTCAGGGCGAACGGATACTGGTGCCGACCGCCGCGCCGAAACCGCCGACGGCATTCCGACCCGGCTGACCGCAATCGAACAGCTTCGCCTGTGGAGTCGCGTCGCGCTGTTGCTGCTCGCCGTGCTCAGCCATGTACCGATGCACTATCTGTGGCGGCTGCTGCGGCTGCCCTCGCCCTGGCCGCGCTGGTTCCTCGGGCGCGCGGCGTGGATCGCGGGCGCGCGGGTATCCAAGATCGGCGTGCCACTGCGCCGCGACGTGTTCTACGTTTCGAACCATCTGAGCTGGATCGACATCCTCGCGCTGGGCGGGGCGAGCGGCACCGCGTTCGTCGCGAAGGCAGAGATCGGCGCCGCACCGGTGGTCGGCTGGCTCGCCGGGCTCAACCGCACCGTCTATGTCAAGCGCGAGAACCGGCTGGGCGTCGCAGACCAGATCAACCAGTTGCGCGACGCGCTCGCCGACAATTGGGCGATCACGATCTTTCCCGAAGGCACGACCACCGACGGCAAGTCGCTGCTGCCGTTCAAGACGCCGATGCTGCGCGTGCTCGAGCCGCCGCCGCCTGGCGTGATGGTCCAGCCGGTGCTGCTCGATTATGGCGCGGCGGCCGAGGAGATCGGCTGGATCGGCCAGGAGCGTGGGCTCAACAACGCCAAGCGCATCCTCGCGCGCAAGGGCGGTTTCGCGCTGCGGGTACACTTCCTCGAACCCTTCTTTCCGGCGGACTTCCCCGGCCGCAAGGCGATCGCGGCAGAGAGCCGGCGGCGGATCGAGGCAGCGCTGGTCGAGGCGCTGGGCCATCCGCTGCGCCCGTTCCGCTATGCCGAGGAAGCGATCGGGTACAAGCCGACGGCCGCCTCCAAATCCCAACCGTCACGCTGA